Proteins from a genomic interval of Dunckerocampus dactyliophorus isolate RoL2022-P2 chromosome 5, RoL_Ddac_1.1, whole genome shotgun sequence:
- the ada2a gene encoding adenosine deaminase 2-A: MVAVYQRPLVAMACMLLWHAAGVLCMPDPKTREALIQQEASQQTGGQMVLTDSEKLLDARLSKMKQEEMARTNFPPSMHFFQARHLIRRSPIFSLLQKMPKGGALHVHDLGMGDPEWLVKNVTYRPKCYMCVTDERSVRFIFSSGQPKPTPKCSSWMLLENLRNKLSNVTDLDNSILANLTLFTNGNPAALYPNQDVVWKKFELAFMAATGLITYAPVFRDYYYHGLKQFHMDNVMYVELRALLPQTYELDGSTHDSAWALKTYRDVTREFIADHPDFFGSRFIFVVHRGMNESAVRGVVEVAMKLQNDFPDVMAGFDLVGREDKGKPLWYFREALSLPAERGVTLPYFFHAGETNLEGTDVDQNLLDALLFNTSRIGHGFALTRHPLARDLSMKRGVAVEVCPISNQVLKLVEDLRNHPAAVLMSQNHPMVISSDDPAMLGSSGLSYDFYEAFVGFGGKRSHVGTLKQLAINSILYSSLSPELQNKALDVWQRKWDKFVSENAFQKQRCGYSNFFSHLPQCFL, encoded by the exons ATGGTAGCAGTGTACCAGCGCCCCCTTGTGGCGATGGCTTGTATGCTACTGTGGCATGCAGCAGGTGTCCTGTGCATGCCGGACCCCAAGACCAGAGAGGCTCTCATACAACAGGAGGCCTCCCAGCAGACCGGGGGACAAATGGTGCTGACGGACTCGGAGAAGCTTCTAGATGCCCGGTTGTCTAAAATGAAACAAGAGGAGATGGCGAGGACCAATTTCCCTCCATCCATGCACTTCTTTCAGGCTAGACACTTAATTCGAAGAAGCCCCATATTCAGCCTGCTGCAGAAAATGCCCAAAG GAGGAGCTCTGCACGTCCACGACCTTGGCATGGGGGATCCGGAGTGGCTGGTAAAGAACGTGACGTATCGGCCCAAGTGTTACATGTGTGTCACTGACGAACGCTCGGTCAGGTTCATCTTCTCATCGGGGCAGCCTAAACCAACACCGAAGTGTTCTTCGTGGATGCTGCTGGAAAATCTCAGGAACAAACTGAGCAACGTCACAGATCTGGACAACAG CATCCTGGCCAACCTGACACTCTTCACCAATGGCAATCCTGCGGCTTTGTACCCCAACCAGGATGTGGTTTGGAAGAAATTTGAGCTAGCCTTTATGGCGGCGACAGGTTTGATCACGTACGCTCCTGTCTTCAGAGACTATTACTACCACGGCCTCAAACAGTTCCACATGGACAATGTCATGTACGTGGAGCTGCGCGCTCTGCTGCCGCAG ACATACGAGCTGGATGGCAGCACACACGACTCAGCGTGGGCCCTGAAAACCTACCGAGACGTCACCAGGGAGTTCATAGCAGATCACCCGGACTTCTTTGGAAGCAGATTCATCTTTGTCGTTCACAG GGGAATGAATGAATCTGCAGTGAGGGGAGTGGTAGAGGTGGCCATGAAGCTACAGAATGACTTCCCAGATGTAATGGCTGGCTTTGACTTG GTAGGTCGCGAGGATAAAGGAAAGCCACTTTGGTATTTCCGAGAGGCTTTGTCATTGCCAGCAGAGAGGGGTGTGACACTTCCCTACTTTTTCCACGCTGGAGAGACAA ACCTGGAGGGCACTGACGTGGACCAGAACTTGCTGGATGCTCTTTTGTTTAACACATCACGAATCGGCCACGGGTTTGCTCTGACTCGCCACCCTTTGGCCCGAGATTTATCCATGAAGAGAGGCGTGGCTGTGGAAGTGTGTCCCATTTCCAACCAG GTGTTGAAGCTAGTAGAAGACCTGCGAAACCACCCTGCTGCTGTGCTGATGTCCCAGAACCACCCGATGGTCATAAGTTCTGACGATCCGGCAATGTTGGGTTCTTCCGGCCTTTCCTACGACTTCTACGAGGCTTTCGTGGGCTTCGGCGGGAAAAGGTCCCATGTGGGCACCCTCAAGCAACTGGCCATCAACTCTATTCT GTACAGCTCGTTGAGCCCTGAGCTGCAGAACAAAGCTCTGGATGTGTGGCAGAGGAAATGGGACAAGTTTGTGTCGGAAAATGCTTTTCAGAAACAACGCTGTGGTtatagcaattttttttcacatctcCCGCAGTGCTTTCTCTAA